In Kineosporia sp. NBRC 101731, the DNA window TGGGACACCCTCCAGGCCGGCGTCGAGGCGCACCTGCGCCGAGCCACTCAGTAACCGCACTACTCAGTAACCGCACTACGCTGCCCGACGTGCCGCAGACACGTCTCGACACCGCCCGGATCCGGGCGGCCCGGCAGGTGATCGACCCGGTCTTCCTCGACACGCCGCTGTACCGCTGCGAGGCCCTGGCGGCCGAACTCGGGTGCGGGGTACGCATCAAACTCGAAACAGCCAATCCGGTGAGGAGCTTCAAAGGGCGCGGAACCGAATGGGTGACGAGCCGGCTGTCGGGTGCGGTCGTGTGTGCCAGCGCGGGGAACCTTGGTCAGGCCCTGGCCTGGTCCGGCCGCCGACGGGGACTGCCGGTCACCGTGGTGGCCTCGCACCTCGCCTCCACCTACAAGCTCGACCGGATCCGGGCCCTGGGCGCCACGCTCGAACTGGTCGACGGTGACTTCGAGGCGGCCCGCGAGCGGGCCGTGTCCATCGCCCGGAGGGACGGCATCCGGCTGCTCGAAGACAGCCTGGACGTCGAGACCTGCGAGGGCGCCGCCACCATCGGCCTCGAACTGGCCGACCGGGCCGCCGAGTTCGACACTGTTCTGCTCGCCCTGGGCGGTGGGGCTCTGGCCACCGGGGTGGGTCATGTGCTGAAGGACCTGGCGCCCGAGGTCGAGGTGATCTGCGTTCAGCCCCTGGGCGCTCCGGCGCTGACCCGCTCGTGGCACGAACGGCGCGTGGTCACCACCGACTCGACCGACACCATCGCCGACGGGGTCGCCGGGCGCTTCCCCATCCCCGACGTCCTGGATGATCTGCTCCTGGTGGCCGACGACGCCGTCCTGGTGCGGGAGTCGTCCATCATCGCCGCGATGCGGATGTTCCTCGAGCACGCCGGTCTGGTCGCCGAGCCCTCGGCCGCGCTCGGTGTCGCGGCGATCCTCGAAGACCGCGAGCGCTTCGCCGGGCGGCAGGTGGTGACGGTCGTGTGCGGTAGCAACGTGGACATGGACGCCTACCGCCGCTGGACGTCAGAAGGCCTCGTCGAACAGCGCCCGTAGTTCCGGGGACGTGACACCGCTGTAGCCGCACTGCCGCACCCGGCCGTCCTGCACCGCCACCAGGTAGGTCTGGCCGACCTCGAAAGATGTTCCGCCGAGCAGGACTTCCGTGGCGCCGCTGGTCTGGGCCACCTCGAGGACGTCGACCGGGTCACCCGTCCAGACCTGGGACACATCCATCGTGACGATACCGTCGCTGACGCTGCGCACCATGCCCTCGACCGCCAGATCGGCCGTCCGCAGCAGCTCGGCGGTGGGGGGTGCGCACTTGGCGGCCGCTCCGCTCATGTCCATCGTGACCCGTTCTGTCGAGGGGGGTGTCACCGGATCCTGGCCGGTGCCGGTCCCGAGACCGGCGAAGAGACCGGCGGCGGCCGCGGCCAACAGTGCGGCGGCGGCGATCGGCCGGGCCTTGCGGTCCCAGAAACTCCGGCTCGGTCGGGCGTCCATGCTCTGCCTCACTGTCTGTCCCACTGCCTGTCTCACAAGGTGGGAAACGTCATCATCGGGGAGCGGCGCGAGAGCGGCCGCCGGGTCGGCGTCACGTAGCTGGGCCCTCAGCTGCGCCCAGGGGTCGTCGGTCACCGCTGTCCCCTTCCCTTCGCTTCGTCCGCACCCGTTCGCTGAAGCTCCACCCGCAGCCGTTCGCGCGCCCGGTGCAGCCGGATGGTGGCCGCATTGGCCGAGATGCCCAGCACCTGGGCGATCTGGGCCGGGGTCAGCTCTTCCCAGGCCCACAGCCGCAGCAGTTCGGCATCCGGTGGACGCAGCCGGGCCAGCACGGCGGTCAGATCAGGGGACGATTCGGTCGCCCCGGCCGTCCCGGTCACGTCGGCCGTCCCGGTCA includes these proteins:
- a CDS encoding pyridoxal-phosphate dependent enzyme, whose protein sequence is MPQTRLDTARIRAARQVIDPVFLDTPLYRCEALAAELGCGVRIKLETANPVRSFKGRGTEWVTSRLSGAVVCASAGNLGQALAWSGRRRGLPVTVVASHLASTYKLDRIRALGATLELVDGDFEAARERAVSIARRDGIRLLEDSLDVETCEGAATIGLELADRAAEFDTVLLALGGGALATGVGHVLKDLAPEVEVICVQPLGAPALTRSWHERRVVTTDSTDTIADGVAGRFPIPDVLDDLLLVADDAVLVRESSIIAAMRMFLEHAGLVAEPSAALGVAAILEDRERFAGRQVVTVVCGSNVDMDAYRRWTSEGLVEQRP